The following proteins are encoded in a genomic region of Oncorhynchus kisutch isolate 150728-3 linkage group LG4, Okis_V2, whole genome shotgun sequence:
- the LOC109888970 gene encoding isoaspartyl peptidase/L-asparaginase-like encodes MLPVLVVHGGAGIIPKERVQLACAGVQAAVRGGYSKLQGQGSAMDAVVEAVTLLENDPHFSAGLGSVLNAKGEVEMDAIVMDGRYLASGAVSAVRKVANPVQLARLVMDKTSHLCLTGEGASQFARSMGVPEVPEESLITEYARMCWKKKNLAADANPVECQMGKMGTVGAVAVDAEGNIACATSTGGLLNKMEGRVGDTACIGCGGYADNRVGAVSSTGEGEAIMKVTLARLILFHMEQGCSAEAAADEALAYMKDRVGGLGGVLVVDHQGEWSVRFSSLQMAWAAAQQQTLHYGLNTGEHFTQNIDDPY; translated from the exons ATGTTGCCTGTGTTGGTGGTCCATGGGGGAGCGGGGATCATCCCTAAAGAGCGTGTGCAGCTGGCTTGTGCTGGGGTCCAGGCTGCAGTCAGGGGGGGATACTCCAAACTCCAGGGGCAGGGCAGTGCCATGGATGCTGTGGTGGAGGCCGTCACTCTGCTGGAGAATGACCCCCACTTCAGCGCAG GGCTAGGCTCGGTGTTGAACGCTAAGGGTGAGGTGGAGATGGACGCCATCGTGATGGACGGGAGATATCTGGCCAGCGGAGCTGTCTCTGCGGTCAGAAAAGTGGCCAATCCTGTCCAACTGGCCAGACTGGTCATGGACaag ACGAGCcatctgtgtctgactggagagGGTGCCAGTCAGTTTGCCCGGTCGATGGGTGTTCCCGAGGTGCCAGAGGAATCACTGATCACAGAGTATGCCCGTATGTGCTGGAAGAAGAAGAACCTGGCAGCTGATGCCAACCCGGTGGAGTGCCAGAT ggggaagatgggtaCGGTAGGGGCGGTGGCGGTGGATGCAGAGGGGAACATAGCCTGTGCCACCTCCACCGGTGGCTTGCTGAACAAGATGGAGGGCAGGGTGGGGGACACAGCATGTATCG GGTGTGGGGGTTATGCTGATAACAGGGTTGGAGCAGTGTCCTCGACGGGCGAGGGTGAAGCCATCATGAAGGTCACTCTGGCTAGACTCATCCTGTTCCACATGGAGCAAG GATGCAGCGCGGAGGCAGCAGCAGACGAGGCCCTGGCCTATATGAAGGACAGGGTGGGAGGTCTGGGGGGAGTATTGGTGGTAGACCACCAGGGTGAATGGTCTGTCCGCTTCAGCAGCTTGCAGATGGCCTGGGCTGCAGCCCAGCAACAAACACTCCACTATGGCCTGAACACTGGAGAACACTTCACACAGAACATAGACGACCCCTACTAA